From the Chanodichthys erythropterus isolate Z2021 chromosome 9, ASM2448905v1, whole genome shotgun sequence genome, the window TAAAATGATCTTGTACTCACCACAACTCTTGGGACCATTCTTCATACCGACGCAAACATCCTTAACAAATGCTTGAATCTCCTTGTCTTGCTGAACTTTCTCATCACTGCCATAGTAGATCTTCACCACATCAGAAACAAAACTGGAGGAAGATCAAGTTAAATGATGTATCagcaaattcaaaaataaatctCCACTGTATGTCACACTGTAGGATCTCCATTGTTATTCATGTCAAACTGTACGGCAGAAAACTCGttctgaattttcatcatcgATCTGAGACACATTTAGCGATGTGAGCTGCGTTTACATGTGGGATTGAAATGGTGACTTGCAAAGAAAAACAATCTCTAGCATTAATATTGATCATGGCTTGatctgaaaagaaaaagaaaaaaatgacgaTGTGTGTGAAGCAAGTGGTGGTTTGTTGTTGTCTCGCTAATTGCGTCATCAGGTTGATTCGACTGTTGTTGGAGAAGTCACATTGCAAGACTGTGCCTCAACTTCTGATACTGTCAGAACTTTGTCTGATGTCAAATGTGATCACAACGGTCATTAATCGGCTGTTGGCGAACATAAACTAGTGATCAAAGACTTCAGATTTTGGCCTAGAGCAATCTTTTCGGAttcacaaaatttgtctcagatggCCAAATTGTGGCCAAAATCGTACCGGCTTAAATCATTCTTTGCACCATTAGCATTTGAACATCTGTACATTTTTGTGTTACCTTTTCATTGCCTCCCAGACCATCATGCCATCGTCTCTGTAGTAGTAGTTGGGCAGATCTTCCACTCCTCGAGCCTTCATGGCCTCAGGGAAGCACAGGGACTTATAGGTTAAAGTCTTCATGGCCTTTTGAATCACTTCCACAATTGCAATTCCACCAGTGCTGTTAGCCTTTGAAACACAAGTGAATCTTTGAGTCTCAGATTACATTTTGTAgaggtttgggaaccactgagcTAGATGACAAGTCATAAAGATGGGTTAAGACTTTACGCATCTTCAGACCTCAAAGTCACCAGAGATATCAAAGATAAATATGAAGAGAAAAGTTGTGGTTCCTTACAAGGAACTGTTTATTCAGGGATAAAGATACCTTATCAAAGAGCCCAGATTCACAGATGAGTTTTTCACGACCTGCAGTGTTGATGGCAACGGTGAAACGAACATGAGGTATCAGTAACTGTGAGGAGAAAATAAAGGCTGCAATAACTGCAAGACAATGGCCTTCACTAACGTAATAAATAACTTAAAATCACTGTAACTCCCTACCTTAAATGCCTTTTTGCTTTTATAGCATCAGCAACATGATATATAAGAATTCAATAAGTACTTAAATTTATTAACAATTATAATAAGAAGAATAAACAGTTCTTTCACCACAAAACTTTACAGAAAGCTGCATTTACAGTCATTTTATAACCGCATCGAACACGCTTCGTCCAATCAGAATTTACAAGTAACTCTGAAAAGGGTAAATGTGAATTTCATGTCAAACCCTTTTTTATACTTTGAGATACTTTGTGAGTTTTGTTAATCAAGGGCACAAAAACCACGATTGGATCCTGCAGCCCTTCATCTATACTCAATATCCCTGTGCAGCCCTGAATCTGAATAACTACATTAAATCTCATAGCAGTGAAAGCTACCTTGTATACTGGATGGACGGCAGCGAGTTGTCTGTACATGGCTATGGCAAAAACTTCAGATGTCAGATGTGTCCTGAGAATGTGTATGACCAGCTGGTGGACGTTGAAGTCAGAGGATTTCACCCACATCTTGGCTAGCATCCAATCGTACTGATTATCGCTTGGGAGAAAGACAGTGTTCGCCTCCCCAGCAGTGGCCTGACGACTGAGCTGTTTCACatatcaaaataaaccaaaacaaaatttCAAGTACtaactttttgtttttaagtaaTATTTTACTAAATTTACTATTTCTACAGGCACCTGAATAGCAATCGGCACAATTTCTTTCTGGCTGTTCTTGTACAGCAGGCAGAAGGGAGCAGCCAAATACTGCTGGGTATTCGGGTCTGTGGCATTGGCTTGAACTCCCTCCAGTATCGCATAGTCTGCGATGTAGATGTTTCCTGCCTGTAATAGAGGGGTATTTAGTGTTGGAGTCATAGAATGACACTGGagaaatttcatttaatttcattcatctttatttattcaCATCCATAATTGTAATTGACCACTGCAACAGCATTCTCCTCACTCTGCTCCTGCTCACTCACTCCTGTTTCTGTGACCGCATCACCCCTGTTCTCAAGAAGCTTCACTTATGCTGCTTTCTGTGTGCACACTTtgggtgtatgtgtgtgaaaacaGCGCTCGAGTACAGgattgagttctcttttgcaTCTTATCGTgattgaatggtttaaaataatttgaattcTTAAACTGCCAAGACAAATCAGACTTGTAAATGAGCCTGGCTGGCTACAAGCATGTTTTTGGAGACCGTGGTCACATTTAATAATGATCTCCCTCAAAATCTGGAGGTAAATTTTTGAAATTGGTTGTTATTTGGCGTGGGGCCAGGATGGACCcaagttttatattattgtttatttatattattgtttttatggctgtattattattattattataattgtttgtgtgttgtgttatTTTCTTCTGACCTTTAATTCTTCCTGTAGTGTGAGACCTCTATCCAGGGAGCCCTTCACCATCTCCTGTGTGACTGCAAACTTGTCTGGAAGTTTCATGCACTTACGGATCATCATAGGATTTGAGCCGTTTAAGAACTGATAGCCAAACATGAAGTCCTTATTCCAGTTTTGCATCACATAATCTGTCAAAGGGGATTATAAAGTCAGCTGCCAGTGAGTTTAGAGGTATGCAAACAATGTGTGTCctgtttttttattgcattctAGGGATGTAAACGGTCCTTGATGCTTTTCGTAACAGACGCTTTGTTGGCGCCTCAGTTCATGTGGCAGCGTGGAGTGTGAGTGAACGAGATCATCTCGTCCTCTTCACTACTAGTTGCAGAAAAAAtgtgaatgaacatctgaaggtatgctgaaagatacagtacaacttactgaaacgtaTCATATCTTGTGTAATCGCGtgtaatcagtgtttcaaccatggaaagacgtcaataaaacagcttgtaaacaatgtcatgtAGTATTACATTTATCTCAGAAATTCTGTGTCCACAGTTTGTTAGTTCGCTAGTGAAACGAACTATAGTGAACGCTAGTGAagtttcactaaatatatgcactatattgattatattttaattaacctgttagtgatgtcttaatcatttaatatatttaaataaatccgtcatgtgcaatttacatgattacatacaatattttcatgtttattatttGAGTATTGatgattatatctaaaaataaatagcaactgaatttaacAGTTTGAACTCTGTTATTAATTGTAaaccttaatattatagtaatgtgcaagtAAGGGCTACCTATataatttacagcattagcagaTAGATATTATTTATACTtaagaaaaatgtaattataattgaatgaatttaaagacagagatacagtttgttcagtaaaacgctgtttaataaaaaaagtttttctcaccctgctgtaccgaatcgtgacttcaaaaccgaagTATGTACCGAACCATCATTTTTGTgcaccgttacacccctattgCATTCCCACAATAATTTATTCTCAGTCAGTGGAAGAAGCTGAAGAAGAAGAATTAAAACAAGGAAGAAACAAACCTGACACGTGGTTCTTGATAttcacaaatatttttccaaaaTCTGCAATATCGGTCCAAGAGGACTGGAACAAGCTCATTAGTTTGTTAAGACCAAGATTCTCAATCCTGAAGGGAAGATCACAGCCAGAAAAATACAGCTGAATGCTCTTAATCAGATTTTCAGTACAGATTCACTGGTTTCTCcttttattttaagatatttcatGGTCAAACAGTGTCACAGGAAATCAGTAATAATCAAATTTGTTATAGGGATACATATAAAGAGATGAACACAAACTGTGTAACCTACGCTGTAAGGAAATTCAAATTGAAGTCCACAGATTTATCAAGTTCAAACTGAATGTCCAAAGGAAGTTCATTGCTTGAATCGGCATCAATGTTCATGGGGAAACCAGGGTGCCACTCCTTCCACCTTCAAGAAAAGGCAATGTTAATCTTTCCGTTATTGGACCCAGAATTATATTAGGTGTACTATATTATACACAAAACTCCCTTTTGATTACGTTACTTAAACATCAGGATGACCCACAGCTGCATCAAGGCTCTGGCACCTTGGAGTACCCCCCAAATTGAACCATTTGTGAGTGGATTTGGGGCTAGTCCTAAGAAGGAAAGTGGTCACGATGGATGCCTCCAACACGGTTTTGGGCACCCTGTGCAATGGCAGGCCGGTGTTCGACACCTGGTCAGATTTGGAGCTCCGGTGACAAATCAAATGTCTGGATATGATGGTGGTACACCTAGCACTCAATTCTTTCTGCCAGACCTGAGAGGCCACCACATCCTGCTCCGATTGGACAACGTGACTGTAGTCGCTTACATAAACCACCAAGGAGGACTGAACTGGCACAGAACAACCTCCGATCAGTGAGAGCAGTACACGTGCCGGGCAGGCTTAACCAGGGTGCGGACATGCTGTCCCAGAGTGGATTGACTATTATGGGCACTCTCACTTAAAACTGCCATATTGCTGGTGCTGGCGAGTTGCTGACCTGCAGATGCTTTCTATTAGATCATCCTGCCTTGAGTTTGTGCCAAATGACTGTAAGGTCATCTTTAAGCCAAAGCATGGTTTTGCGCCTAAGGTGCTCTCCTGTTAGCTCTTCCTGACTCGGCGGACAAACAGTTTTTGAACTTGCTGTGTCTGGTTCAGTATATTGAGCGTATATCGGAGCAGCTTTTGAGCGCTTCGGAGGCCACACAAAAGTGCTGCCAGTTACAAAGAAGAAACTGTCCTGTTGGATATTGGATGTGATTTGTGCTGGCCTGGACATCATTAGGCCTGCAATGTCCTATTGGAGTTAAGGCTCGCTCCTCCTGGGCTTGGTCGAGTGGGATGTCTATTTGGGACATCTGCCAGATATTTGCCAAATTCTATAACCTGGATGTCCCTACACTTCAGGGGTGGATCCTGTATTTTTGAGAGTAAAACTATGGTGTGTTTAATGCCGCCAAGTCTGTTTATGGGCATCATGCCTCCTGGATGAtaatgcttaaaggattagttcactttcaaattaaaatttcctgataatttactctcctccatgtcatccaagatgttcatgcctttctttcttcagtggaaaagaaatgaaggtttttgaggaaaacattcaaggatttttctccatatagtggacttcgaaataagggtcttatctagagaaaccatcgctcattttcaagttttaacaataagtgctcatcttgaactagctctcttcttcttcttctctatttgaatgcAGTGTAGATACTGCTATGtgcattactgccctccacaggtcaaagtttgaactaaattgtcatatacaatatgctagtgcaagtatataacaattagttcaaactttgacctgtggagggcagtaatacacttagcagtgtctacactgctggaattcaaatagagaagaagaagaagaagaagaagaagaagaagaagagagctagttcaagatgagcactTATtgttaaaactataaaaaaaagttttttcttttttttttttgtttgtttttaagaaaatgagtgatggtttctctagataagactcttattcctcgtatGGGATCGCTgttaactgtaattttgaccttcaacggtcaactccattgaagtccactatatgcagaaaaatcttggaatgttttcctcaaaaaccttcatttcttttccactgaagaaagaaagacatgaacatcttggatgacatgggtgtgagtaaattatcaggaaattttaatttgaaagtgaactaatcctttaagcaagATGGCTCTGGCGTCTGTTGTCCCGAACCCAGTGCATTTCCAGGTGGCTTCCCTTGTGAGGTTCACAGGTGACGCTTATTAGCAAAGTTTTCCTTATACCAGCTGCCAATCCACTAGcataaccatggttccctgagatagaCGGGAATAAGACATTGCGTACCCTTGCCATGTTATTATGCTTGTACTGTTAGCAGTCACTTGCCTGCTTCCTCAGTCGAAAGATTCTGACAAAATGGCACATTAGCGGCAGCATATATAGGCTAATGGGCCCACCCATTTGTTGGTGTGCTGAAACGTCATTGGTCTGTGCAGTTGCACAGGCATGATTCTATTAGGCTTCAGTATTTCTGAGAAAGGGATTTCCCCATAGCATCAGATAATGATGCAATGTCTCAATCCCGTCTGTCTCAGGGATAAATGTAAaatctaaaacaaacaaactgccTACTGCATCATCTGGGGGAATATAAAGACAACATTTACACGACCAAATGATTGAATATTTTCCAGGATTGTAACTGTGGCATCAAACCTGAACAGTTGTTGTCTGGATTCCAGTTCCATGCGCCTGTGCTCTTTTAGCAAACTGTTTTTTTCATCCTGAGGCAATAGAGCtaaaagaacacacacacacacacacacacacacacacacacacacacaacagtatTTGTGACATGCTTTCAGGACTGGATAGTGAAGAGAGTAGGACTCACCCTTGCCATCTCGAAGAACCACTTCCTGTTTGTTCGCTATCCAGCGATAACAGGGGAATTCAATTTCATATCCAGAAGGTGTCTTCACACTGATGCATCTACAGTACCACTGATCATTGAACAAGAATTTCTCTTTCTCAAGTTTCACCAGCAGAATGTCTCCAAGGGTCTCCTTCACACTGACATCAGTGGATACCACCTTTAACAACAGCTTCTGTTAGACATAACTGAATCACACAAGTTATGTGCAGAAAATTAAACAGGGTTTGGGGAAGGGTCAcaatgattttgccaagtaagtcATGTTTCTGGATCAACATATCTTGACTACCCTTAAACATAACTGTGCCAAGcagggcggggccgagagccatgggAGCAGAACAAAGCCGATTGAAACGATTGCTAATGCATCACCTGTGTGCCACACCAGACTTGAGTCTCACAGAGGAGCTCCAGGAGGATAAAAGGAGGAATGACGACAGtaaaggatgagagaggacctttatgttgttttattatgttttatgcGGCAGTCGTCTGTCGGTTCCCCTATCTTTCTTCCCCGAGCCCCGGCCTttgaggggcgatgggggtatgtggcaagcagggcggggccgagagccgtGGGAACAGAGCGAGGCTGGTGGCTCGATTGCTAATGAGTAAGGAAGGAGTGATGGCAGTGAGGGTGAAAGAGGACCAGGCCTCGgactttatgttgtttttttgttttactttaagTGGCAGTCATCCGTGGGGAGAAGAcgctttactttcattttgttgtttgtatattttatgaTTAATGTAATGTTGAACTTTGCTGGTTCGTGCCTCCTCCTTCCCTGAACCTTTAACTTTGTTACACTAACCCTATctataacttatccctaaaatcagatgGAAATGATGGGTAAATAACACTGATGttgaagcacctaaccctggttgtaaccCTGAACtttacataaactgtaaacttgtccctcaaatctgggTGATTGGAATGTTTTTCTGGATCAACAACAATGTTGATGAACATGTTTCACTTGTTGTCAATGAATCACAAATTTTCACTGCATTATAAAGCATTCCCagagattatttatttttctaaaaaactttgtttgtgttcatctgaagagggaaagtcatatacatctcgGATGGCATGAGGAtaaaagatgagtaaatggTGAACATTTctgggtgtactgtattttcttataatacacAGAATTTAAAGAACGTAGAAGTAGAAGAGGAACAGGAGGTGGAGGAAGCCAAGCAGGAGAAACGGAtaagaagtgttttgaaataagttgattttcaaataaaggtttccaAGTGATATCAGATTGAGTGTTAACATGGGTTTTTATTGTATTACCCTGTAACATGAAACTAGAGTATACTTCCCCAGTATTAAAACATTGCAATATTGTAGTTTCACTTTCCTTGAAACAACACAATCAGTGCACTTTTGCAATATAAactaaatgctgtgtaaatgcaCTGATATGTAGCCTACCTTGTAAGTTTTAAAAAAGCCTATATATATTTGTACACTATTATTACAAAAAGTTGTGCAGTGTATGTTCTCACTAAATTGCTCCCAAACGTAAGATTGTTGTCTATCATAATAGTATAAgtattatttatactgtaagtattttaaaatacttacagtataaatgatttgttattttcctggttgttaccccttcaTTCCCCagactttacatattgttcccctatacttacacgtACTTACTTTATAGGTACACTATAATTACTCCAAGCTACGCTGTAAATATGTTGTAATTACACAGTACTTTctgggctgtaatctaaagcgttaccaaataatgttttcttttattaaaacatattttcaacaaacatatttaaaattcgATTATCTGTCAGATGGGGATAAATTGCTGTGAATAAAGTTGATAAGTGAATAAATTTGTTGAAGCTTTTGGTAAGGTTACAGTATTACAATTtggaaaaactttaatcaacaGTCATCTTTAATGTAATCGAGACAGTGACTTCTCACTTTTTGTGAGGAAACAAAAGTGTTTGATGACACCCACAATGAAATGAGAGTGACAATATATGTCTGATAGTCATGATGCAGGAAATAACTGCATGTTTAAATAGTGAAaacctatacaatttttatgttatttcattcatttaatACATGATATAACTGTTGAAATAGTGCTGCAtttgtgagggaaaaaaaaaacaagtcttACCGCTCCTCTTGCAAAACGATCAAAGAATGATTTGTCCAGGAGAGTCCGGTCACTGCGTCTCTCCGTGCCCACCAGCGTCAGATAAACGTAATCAATTGTCCCAGCAAACTCCTGGTTGCCAGTGGTGACAGACACTGTGTATGTGAACATTGTGCTCAGATGAGAAGACTCTCTGCTCTCACACCTGTggcttttttaatttatataatattcatTTCCTGCTTTGCCTGTTGAATTGGGGTGTGGTCTATCAATCTAACTTGTGATGATAACTGTGTGATCTTTATCAAGGAATGGTAACACCAACAATGTATAATTCCTTCATATTCATGGTTTCTTTAAATAGTTTTACATGCTAAACTACAGTCTGATCCACACAGATGTGATCATGTAAATTCACCATTAACAATCACTGTTTTATTCTAATTTGAAGGACTCTGATGTGTGTGAAAATAAAAGACTTGACAAGTGCACATTTGTGCTGGTCGCTGATATTCTTAATTGCCATAGAGTTTAAAAAGAAATATTGTGCAACACAATTGAGAAACCACATGCCATGGCAACTTAATGGTAAAAAAGGTAAAACCCAGCCCACCTAAAATAAATTGTGATCAGCTCCGTAGTCTGTACATGAATTTGCCTCGGTCCCCTTTAAAATTCTCATGAAAACGGCAGCAAAAACTGTGAAAAACTAATCTTTTGGATGTGTATACTATACATCTATATGTGAATGAATACAACAAAATACTACAATTTTCCCCATAAATGTACAATTACCGTAAATACAGGACGATAGAAATAAAAAACTGTTTGTATACAGCTGACATTTGGGATATCTATATCACAATGCTGTATTTGCTCCAACAGCAAGGTGAAAGTGTAATAATGAAAGGGAATTAATACTAGACAGATTTCTGAAAAGATATATTTTACTTAAGAAATCCAATTTTGCTTTTGCTTTGTAACAGAGTAGGGGTTTGCTGAATTGCATATGTGAAGAACCAACCATTAGAGAAAAAATATGTAATTGAATCGTTACCTTTGCCCATGCACCTATTCTGAGTTAACTATATAATCTTTTTGGATTCTCTCTGTGATTGGTCTAAGTGATTAAAGTCACAGTATGAAAGTTTGCCCACTAGAAGTATGTGAgaattgggggctcgtccgggatttgaatgaatgataacAGAGATGGAATGTAGACCTATAAGTTATGCAATTGAAAGAGCAAAAAGGAGGGCTAATGCTGCGTTCCATACAGCTCagaatttgtttttttcccatCTCCATTCTTGGAAAAAATATCTGGAACGCCACTCAAAGTCGGACATTTGACCTGTGAACTCACTCTACATTGATCAACCCAAACTCCAGGGAGACACGTCATTTGACGTCACTTCCAAGGTGTTGGCAAGTCCTGCTTCCAGTTagcataaatgtaaaaacaaactttaacattaaaggattagttcactttcaaattaaatttccctgataattttctcacctccatgtcatccaagatgttcatgtctttctttcttcagtcgaaaagaaatgaaggtttttgatgaaaacattccaggatttttctccatatagtggacttcactggagcccaaatggttgaaggtcaaaatgtcagtttcagtgcagcttcaaagagctctacatgatcccagacgaggaataagggtcttatctagagaaaccatcacatttattttctaaaaataaacatgatatacgttttaactaggggtgtgacgaaaCAGgaatctcacgagacgagactcaagactgagttcacgagacgagacaagatttttacacactatttttaagaaatcctcaatggtgaaatcatgactagaaaaaatattctgcaggtgtatttgaaatgttttaattaatcatcttgtaatgaatgtcatttcagttccactttctgagtatgaattatcatatgcaataaaagacaacaatactcaagcactgtaaaaggttttgctactaactcaactgacttctcttctgtatgatttcagtctcttcaggccttactgtacatgatttatgagcttctacaactttagaTCTCCTAACtcaactcctttccacaaactgatcatagaaataaaaacagtataaataaaaatgttaacactttacaataaggtctcatttattaacattaatgtattaaccaacatcaactaacaatgagcaatatatttgctacagtatttattaatctttgtttattttattaactaaaatagTCATTAATTTTTAGTTcatagtttacagtgcattcatTTTCATGTCAGTCATGCAAATAAGACCACATTTTTCcttgatacagagctgagagatggttacaactacactgcccagcctaaaatagctttcatattgagagatatctgtattcatcagggagccgctttcaaaatgtggGGTATTGAGATCGCGTTTGAATGCACGCtcctgtttactttcactttcagtgatcacgcgtaactctgtaaatatggagcggcggtgtccgttatccaactgaattaaatgttttttatttaaatacaaagcaaaacgacagtggaggtgTAATGTatacgtagcggtggcatattctttcctaatcatcctaaccactctgtcatggcaacatcacgagactacttttcgcctcgacgagaaatctcttCACAGTTTAGTCTCGCACCCctagttttaaccataaatgctcatcttgaactagctctcttcttcttcttctctatttgaattccagcagtgtagacactgctaagtgtattactgccctccacaggtcaaagtttgaactaaattgtcatatacaatatgttaGCGCAAGTataattagttcaaactttgaactgcactgaaacttttgtaattttgacctttaagcGTCTGGaggccagtgaagtccactatatggagaaaaatcctggaatgttctcatcaaaaacattcatttcttttcgactgaagagagaaggacatgaacatctttgatgacatggggtgagaaaattattaggaaaatttaatttgaaagtgaactattcctttaagttcAAGTAATACTTTAATTTTTGCTCTTTTGTCAGCTGTTTtcaaagcaattttatgtttttattatttgttttgccATGATTGAGACAAAAACACGATATGCTCTTGTTTAGTTATGGTGAAATCATGTGGTCAGCATGTGAACATGACATCTGATTGCCTGGGACTCAATATTTAATTTGCAATATTCCCATCTCCAACCTTATCTGGAACACAGCATAAGAAACAAA encodes:
- the LOC137026175 gene encoding polyunsaturated fatty acid 5-lipoxygenase-like isoform X3, whose product is MFTYTVSVTTGNQEFAGTIDYVYLTLVGTERRSDRTLLDKSFFDRFARGAVVSTDVSVKETLGDILLVKLEKEKFLFNDQWYCRCISVKTPSGYEIEFPCYRWIANKQEVVLRDGKALLPQDEKNSLLKEHRRMELESRQQLFRWKEWHPGFPMNIDADSSNELPLDIQFELDKSVDFNLNFLTAIENLGLNKLMSLFQSSWTDIADFGKIFVNIKNHVSDYVMQNWNKDFMFGYQFLNGSNPMMIRKCMKLPDKFAVTQEMVKGSLDRGLTLQEELKAGNIYIADYAILEGVQANATDPNTQQYLAAPFCLLYKNSQKEIVPIAIQVPATAGEANTVFLPSDNQYDWMLAKMWVKSSDFNVHQLVIHILRTHLTSEVFAIAMYRQLAAVHPVYKLLIPHVRFTVAINTAGREKLICESGLFDKARGVEDLPNYYYRDDGMMVWEAMKSFVSDVVKIYYGSDEKVQQDKEIQAFVKDVCVGMKNGPKSCEFPDSLKTQEQLVELLTVVIFTASAQHAAVNFGQYDWYAWVPNSPSTMRKPPPAQKGQVDMKYIMESLPDRGRSCWHLGAVWALSQFQDNELFLGEYPDKYFTEQPVMKAIETFRKKLAEVTNIIKSRNENLKLPYWYLSPDRIPNSVAI
- the LOC137026175 gene encoding polyunsaturated fatty acid 5-lipoxygenase-like isoform X4, with the protein product MFTYTVSVTTGNQEFAGTIDYVYLTLVGTERRSDRTLLDKSFFDRFARGAVVSTDVSVKETLGDILLVKLEKEKFLFNDQWYCRCISVKTPSGYEIEFPCYRWIANKQEVVLRDGKALLPQDEKNSLLKEHRRMELESRQQLFRWKEWHPGFPMNIDADSSNELPLDIQFELDKSVDFNLNFLTAIENLGLNKLMSLFQSSWTDIADFGKIFVNIKNHVSDYVMQNWNKDFMFGYQFLNGSNPMMIRKCMKLPDKFAVTQEMVKGSLDRGLTLQEELKAGNIYIADYAILEGVQANATDPNTQQYLAAPFCLLYKNSQKEIVPIAIQVPATAGEANTVFLPSDNQYDWMLAKMWVKSSDFNVHQLVIHILRTHLTSEVFAIAMYRQLAAVHPVYKLLIPHVRFTVAINTAGREKLICESGLFDKANSTGGIAIVEVIQKAMKTLTYKSLCFPEAMKARGVEDLPNYYYRDDGMMVWEAMKSFVSDVVKIYYGSDEKVQQDKEIQAFVKDVCVGMKNGPKSCEFPDSLKTQEQLVELLTVVIFTASAQHAAVNFGQLFLGEYPDKYFTEQPVMKAIETFRKKLAEVTNIIKSRNENLKLPYWYLSPDRIPNSVAI
- the LOC137026175 gene encoding polyunsaturated fatty acid 5-lipoxygenase-like isoform X2; translation: MFTYTVSVTTGNQEFAGTIDYVYLTLVGTERRSDRTLLDKSFFDRFARGAVVSTDVSVKETLGDILLVKLEKEKFLFNDQWYCRCISVKTPSGYEIEFPCYRWIANKQEVVLRDGKALLPQDEKNSLLKEHRRMELESRQQLFRWKEWHPGFPMNIDADSSNELPLDIQFELDKSVDFNLNFLTAIENLGLNKLMSLFQSSWTDIADFGKIFVNIKNHVSDYVMQNWNKDFMFGYQFLNGSNPMMIRKCMKLPDKFAVTQEMVKGSLDRGLTLQEELKAGNIYIADYAILEGVQANATDPNTQQYLAAPFCLLYKNSQKEIVPIAIQVPATAGEANTVFLPSDNQYDWMLAKMWVKSSDFNVHQLVIHILRTHLTSEVFAIAMYRQLAAVHPVYKLLIPHVRFTVAINTAGREKLICESGLFDKAMKARGVEDLPNYYYRDDGMMVWEAMKSFVSDVVKIYYGSDEKVQQDKEIQAFVKDVCVGMKNGPKSCEFPDSLKTQEQLVELLTVVIFTASAQHAAVNFGQYDWYAWVPNSPSTMRKPPPAQKGQVDMKYIMESLPDRGRSCWHLGAVWALSQFQDNELFLGEYPDKYFTEQPVMKAIETFRKKLAEVTNIIKSRNENLKLPYWYLSPDRIPNSVAI
- the LOC137026175 gene encoding polyunsaturated fatty acid 5-lipoxygenase-like isoform X1 codes for the protein MFTYTVSVTTGNQEFAGTIDYVYLTLVGTERRSDRTLLDKSFFDRFARGAVVSTDVSVKETLGDILLVKLEKEKFLFNDQWYCRCISVKTPSGYEIEFPCYRWIANKQEVVLRDGKALLPQDEKNSLLKEHRRMELESRQQLFRWKEWHPGFPMNIDADSSNELPLDIQFELDKSVDFNLNFLTAIENLGLNKLMSLFQSSWTDIADFGKIFVNIKNHVSDYVMQNWNKDFMFGYQFLNGSNPMMIRKCMKLPDKFAVTQEMVKGSLDRGLTLQEELKAGNIYIADYAILEGVQANATDPNTQQYLAAPFCLLYKNSQKEIVPIAIQVPATAGEANTVFLPSDNQYDWMLAKMWVKSSDFNVHQLVIHILRTHLTSEVFAIAMYRQLAAVHPVYKLLIPHVRFTVAINTAGREKLICESGLFDKANSTGGIAIVEVIQKAMKTLTYKSLCFPEAMKARGVEDLPNYYYRDDGMMVWEAMKSFVSDVVKIYYGSDEKVQQDKEIQAFVKDVCVGMKNGPKSCEFPDSLKTQEQLVELLTVVIFTASAQHAAVNFGQYDWYAWVPNSPSTMRKPPPAQKGQVDMKYIMESLPDRGRSCWHLGAVWALSQFQDNELFLGEYPDKYFTEQPVMKAIETFRKKLAEVTNIIKSRNENLKLPYWYLSPDRIPNSVAI